A part of Streptomyces sp. NBC_00557 genomic DNA contains:
- a CDS encoding acyl-CoA synthetase, whose translation MSSLFPALTDGPGDRTALRFGERSLTYGALAGAAGALAARLRGAGRVAVWAANELETAVAVTGVLLAGAAAVPLNPKSGGKELAHIVADSAPALVLAAPGAELPGAVGELERLDVDVSASGAVPEDTSADEDPALVVYTSGTTGPPKGAVLPRRAVAATLDALADAWRWTADDVLVHGLPLFHVHGLVLGTLGPLRRGGSVRHLGRFSAEGVARELNAGATMLFGVPTMYHRIAEALPRDPELAKALAGARLLVSGSAALPVHDHERIAAATGRRVIERYGMTETLMNTSVRADGEPRAGTVGVPLPGVELRLVEEDGTPITAWDGESVGEIQVRGPNLFTGYLNRPEATAAAFTADGFFRTGDMAVREPDGYVRIVGRKATDLIKSGGYKIGAGEIENALLEHPGVREAAVTGEPDPDLGERIVAWIVPADPQAPPAAEELADHVAGRLAPHKRPRVVRYLDALPRNDMGKIMKRALADA comes from the coding sequence GTGTCCTCCCTCTTTCCCGCTCTGACGGACGGTCCTGGTGACCGGACCGCCCTGCGGTTCGGCGAGCGGTCCTTGACGTACGGCGCGCTGGCCGGGGCCGCCGGTGCGCTCGCCGCCCGGCTGCGCGGCGCCGGCCGCGTGGCCGTGTGGGCCGCCAACGAGCTGGAGACCGCCGTCGCCGTGACCGGCGTGCTGCTGGCCGGCGCCGCCGCGGTGCCGCTGAACCCGAAGTCGGGCGGGAAGGAACTCGCGCACATCGTCGCCGACAGCGCGCCCGCGCTGGTGCTGGCCGCGCCGGGCGCCGAACTCCCCGGTGCCGTGGGGGAGCTGGAGCGGCTGGACGTCGACGTGTCCGCGTCCGGCGCCGTACCCGAGGACACCTCCGCCGACGAGGACCCGGCGCTGGTCGTCTACACCTCCGGCACCACCGGCCCGCCCAAGGGCGCGGTGCTGCCCCGGCGGGCCGTCGCCGCCACCCTGGACGCGCTCGCCGACGCCTGGCGGTGGACGGCCGACGACGTGCTGGTGCACGGGCTGCCGCTGTTCCATGTGCACGGGCTCGTGCTGGGCACCCTCGGCCCGCTGCGGCGCGGGGGCAGCGTCCGGCACCTGGGCCGGTTCTCCGCCGAGGGCGTGGCGCGGGAGCTGAACGCGGGCGCGACCATGCTGTTCGGGGTGCCGACGATGTACCACCGCATCGCCGAGGCCCTGCCGCGGGACCCGGAGCTGGCCAAGGCGCTCGCGGGGGCCCGGCTGCTGGTCTCCGGCTCGGCCGCGCTGCCCGTCCACGACCACGAGCGGATCGCGGCGGCGACCGGCCGCCGGGTGATCGAGCGGTACGGCATGACGGAGACCCTGATGAACACCAGCGTGCGGGCCGACGGTGAGCCCCGCGCGGGCACCGTGGGCGTGCCGCTGCCCGGTGTGGAGCTGCGGCTCGTGGAGGAGGACGGCACGCCGATCACGGCGTGGGACGGGGAGAGCGTCGGCGAGATCCAGGTGCGCGGCCCCAACCTGTTCACCGGGTATCTGAACCGGCCCGAGGCCACGGCCGCCGCCTTCACCGCCGACGGGTTCTTCCGCACGGGCGACATGGCCGTGCGCGAACCCGACGGATACGTCCGGATCGTCGGGCGCAAGGCCACGGACCTGATCAAGAGCGGCGGCTACAAGATCGGGGCCGGCGAGATCGAGAACGCGCTGCTGGAGCATCCGGGGGTGCGGGAGGCGGCGGTCACCGGGGAGCCGGACCCGGACCTGGGCGAGCGGATCGTGGCCTGGATCGTCCCGGCCGACCCGCAGGCGCCGCCCGCCGCCGAGGAGTTGGCGGACCATGTGGCCGGCCGGCTCGCCCCGCACAAGCGCCCCCGCGTCGTCCGCTACCTGGACGCCCTTCCCCGCAACGACATGGGGAAGATCATGAAGCGGGCGCTCGCCGATGCCTGA
- a CDS encoding MerR family transcriptional regulator — protein MELLTIGAFARASRLSPKALRLYDELELLRPARVDPDTGYRYYAAEQLGQARLVAWLRRLGMPLARIRAVCALDAAGAAREIRAYWARVEAETAARRDLAAFLVDQLTDQSRRDHAIMLELRHSARSDRGLVRPANQDTVYAGRRLLAVADGFGPAGAPASSAAVRALRYLDEAEELPADGVLTVLEDAVRSAGAAVCEAAGGTNEAGTTLTALLWTGAKLALAHIGDCRAYLLRDGELRRITRDHRVEPESLMLLKALAGGADPVPDVRLQEVREGDRYLLCSDGLTEAVAEERIKELLAAEDAVQALIDEANAAGGPDNVSCVVADIVAAAA, from the coding sequence ATGGAGCTGCTGACGATCGGCGCCTTCGCCAGGGCGAGCCGGCTCTCGCCGAAGGCGCTGCGGCTGTACGACGAGCTGGAGTTGCTGCGGCCCGCACGGGTCGACCCGGACACCGGCTACCGGTACTACGCCGCCGAGCAGCTCGGGCAGGCCCGGCTCGTGGCCTGGCTGCGGCGCCTCGGCATGCCGCTGGCCCGGATCCGCGCGGTGTGCGCCCTGGACGCGGCCGGCGCCGCGCGGGAGATACGGGCGTACTGGGCGCGCGTCGAGGCGGAGACGGCCGCCCGGCGGGATCTCGCCGCGTTCCTCGTCGACCAGCTGACCGACCAGTCGAGAAGGGACCACGCCATCATGCTGGAACTGCGTCATTCCGCCCGGTCCGACCGGGGGCTCGTCCGCCCCGCCAACCAGGACACCGTGTACGCGGGCCGCAGGCTGCTCGCCGTGGCCGACGGCTTCGGCCCGGCGGGGGCGCCCGCGAGCAGCGCCGCGGTGCGGGCGCTGCGGTACCTGGACGAGGCGGAGGAGCTGCCCGCCGACGGTGTGCTGACCGTGCTGGAGGACGCGGTGCGCTCCGCGGGCGCGGCGGTGTGCGAGGCGGCCGGGGGCACGAACGAGGCCGGGACCACGCTGACCGCGCTGCTGTGGACGGGCGCGAAGCTGGCGCTCGCGCACATCGGGGACTGCCGGGCGTATCTGCTGCGGGACGGGGAGCTGCGCCGGATCACCCGGGACCACCGGGTGGAACCGGAGTCGCTGATGCTGCTCAAGGCGCTGGCCGGCGGGGCGGATCCGGTGCCGGACGTGCGGTTGCAGGAGGTCCGCGAGGGCGACCGGTACCTGCTGTGCTCCGACGGGCTGACCGAGGCGGTGGCCGAGGAACGGATCAAGGAGCTGCTCGCTGCCGAGGACGCGGTTCAGGCGCTCATCGACGAGGCCAACGCGGCGGGCGGACCCGACAACGTCAGCTGCGTCGTGGCGGACATCGTGGCGGCGGCCGCCTGA
- a CDS encoding ATP-grasp domain-containing protein, whose protein sequence is MPRIALATYDPGAEPGKDTDLPELVRALRAAGAEAEARYWDDPDADWGAYDLVVIRSTWDYSWRAAEFAAWVDRAGALTRLANPAPVVRWNTDKRYLGELAAAGVPTVPTRYIAPGEPADLPADHEYVIKPASGAGARFAARYTPDRHETAVRHLARMHAEGFTAMVQPYLRGIDVSGERALQFFGGRLLHASRKGAVLAPGTPYDADKVAHPDLERWEPTDAELAVAEKALGAVPGGSGLLYARVDLVDGEDGEPRLMELELVEPNLFLWLHPGSLERVVEAIVHAAGTD, encoded by the coding sequence GTGCCCCGCATCGCCCTCGCCACCTACGACCCCGGTGCCGAGCCCGGCAAGGACACCGATCTGCCGGAGCTGGTGCGGGCGCTCAGGGCCGCCGGGGCCGAGGCGGAGGCCCGGTACTGGGACGACCCGGACGCCGACTGGGGCGCCTACGACCTCGTGGTCATCCGCTCCACCTGGGACTACAGCTGGCGCGCCGCCGAGTTCGCCGCCTGGGTGGACCGGGCCGGCGCGCTGACCCGGCTCGCCAACCCGGCGCCGGTGGTGCGCTGGAACACCGACAAGCGCTACCTCGGCGAGCTGGCGGCGGCCGGCGTGCCCACCGTGCCCACGCGCTACATAGCCCCGGGCGAGCCGGCCGACCTGCCCGCCGACCACGAGTACGTCATCAAACCGGCCTCGGGCGCGGGCGCCCGCTTCGCCGCCCGCTACACCCCCGACCGGCACGAGACGGCGGTACGGCACCTCGCCCGCATGCACGCCGAGGGCTTCACGGCGATGGTCCAGCCGTACCTGCGCGGCATCGACGTCAGCGGGGAGCGGGCCCTGCAGTTCTTCGGCGGCCGGCTGCTGCACGCCAGCCGCAAGGGCGCGGTGCTGGCGCCGGGGACGCCGTACGACGCGGACAAGGTGGCGCACCCGGATCTGGAGCGCTGGGAGCCGACGGATGCCGAACTGGCGGTCGCCGAGAAGGCGTTGGGCGCGGTGCCGGGTGGTTCCGGGTTGCTGTACGCGCGGGTGGACCTGGTGGACGGGGAGGACGGGGAACCCCGGCTGATGGAGCTGGAACTGGTGGAGCCGAACCTGTTTCTGTGGCTGCACCCGGGGTCGCTGGAGCGGGTGGTGGAAGCGATCGTGCACGCGGCCGGGACGGACTGA
- a CDS encoding LysR family transcriptional regulator — protein MPRDVHARDLRYFVAVAEELHFTRAAEKLYVSQPALSKQIRALERQLGAELFRRDQHGVALTPAGEALLLHARTVLAAWEAGAAAVEAAKTAQRSTLVVGMSTSPGRGGLLPAIRSRFTAAHPEATVRLRQMSWDDPTAGLADGTADVAFVWLPLPDEERYAWTVITEEPRLLALPDSHPLADRPEIDFADLLDEPFLALPASAGRLRDHWLALDARAGRPPRIGAEISGTEETYEALVAGLGVCLVAEGNAPLITLGGVTTRPVRGIGPSRYALAWRREDGDRPLVRAYARACRETVR, from the coding sequence ATGCCCAGGGACGTCCATGCCCGCGACCTGCGCTACTTCGTCGCGGTCGCCGAGGAACTGCACTTCACGCGCGCCGCCGAGAAGCTGTACGTCTCCCAGCCCGCCCTGAGCAAGCAGATCCGGGCGCTGGAGCGGCAGTTGGGGGCGGAGCTGTTCCGGCGCGACCAGCACGGGGTGGCCCTGACGCCGGCGGGTGAGGCGCTGCTCCTGCACGCGCGCACCGTGCTGGCCGCGTGGGAGGCGGGCGCGGCGGCGGTGGAGGCGGCCAAAACGGCCCAGCGCAGCACGCTGGTCGTGGGCATGAGCACCAGCCCGGGCCGGGGCGGCCTGCTGCCGGCCATCCGCTCCCGCTTCACCGCCGCCCACCCCGAGGCCACGGTCCGGCTGCGCCAGATGAGCTGGGACGATCCGACGGCGGGCCTGGCGGACGGCACCGCGGACGTCGCCTTCGTCTGGCTCCCGCTGCCCGACGAGGAGCGCTACGCCTGGACGGTGATCACCGAGGAACCCCGGCTGCTCGCCCTGCCCGACTCCCACCCGCTCGCCGACCGCCCCGAGATCGACTTCGCGGACCTGCTGGACGAGCCGTTCCTGGCCCTCCCCGCGAGCGCGGGCCGCCTGCGCGACCACTGGCTCGCCCTGGACGCCCGCGCCGGCCGGCCGCCCCGCATCGGCGCGGAGATCTCCGGCACGGAGGAGACGTATGAGGCCCTGGTCGCCGGCCTCGGCGTCTGCCTGGTGGCGGAGGGCAACGCCCCCCTGATCACCCTGGGCGGGGTCACCACCCGCCCGGTCCGCGGGATCGGCCCCAGCCGCTACGCACTGGCATGGCGGAGGGAGGACGGCGACCGGCCGCTGGTGCGGGCGTATGCGCGGGCGTGTCGCGAGACGGTCCGATAG
- a CDS encoding oxidoreductase, translating to MNKVWLVTGAGSGFGRAIAEAAVAAGDVVVGAVRRPETLDDLVAAHPDQVEALRLDVTDVAAAGAAVRDVVDRHGRIDVLVNNAGRTHVGAVEETTDQELRDLFDLHFFGPTALVRAVLPHLRERRSGAIVQMSSMGGQMSFAGFGAYSATKFALEGLSEALADEVREYGIKVLIVEPGAFRTSLFEAGRAGVSSDTGTYAKVGETRGFVAGGHGSQPGDPAKAAAVILAALDAEDTPLRLPLGDDGVSAVLGHLDQVREDVVAWEKRTRATSFDD from the coding sequence ATGAACAAGGTGTGGCTGGTGACCGGGGCGGGCAGCGGTTTCGGGCGCGCGATCGCCGAGGCGGCCGTCGCCGCCGGTGATGTGGTGGTCGGCGCGGTCCGGCGGCCCGAGACCCTGGACGACCTGGTGGCGGCGCATCCCGACCAGGTGGAGGCGCTGCGGCTGGACGTCACCGACGTGGCCGCGGCGGGGGCGGCGGTCCGGGACGTCGTGGACCGGCACGGGCGGATCGACGTCCTGGTCAACAACGCGGGCCGTACCCATGTCGGCGCCGTCGAGGAGACCACCGACCAGGAGCTGCGGGACCTGTTCGACCTGCACTTCTTCGGGCCGACGGCGCTGGTGCGGGCGGTGCTGCCGCACCTGCGGGAGCGGCGCTCGGGTGCGATCGTGCAGATGAGCAGCATGGGCGGCCAGATGTCCTTCGCGGGCTTCGGGGCGTACAGCGCGACGAAGTTCGCTCTGGAGGGCCTGTCCGAGGCGCTCGCCGACGAGGTGCGGGAGTACGGCATCAAGGTGCTGATCGTGGAGCCGGGCGCGTTCCGGACCTCGCTGTTCGAGGCCGGCCGGGCCGGAGTCAGCTCCGACACCGGCACGTACGCCAAGGTCGGCGAGACCCGCGGCTTCGTCGCCGGCGGGCACGGCAGCCAGCCCGGTGACCCGGCCAAGGCGGCTGCCGTGATCCTGGCCGCGCTGGACGCCGAGGACACCCCGCTGCGGCTGCCGCTCGGCGACGACGGGGTGAGCGCCGTCCTCGGCCACCTCGACCAGGTCCGCGAGGACGTCGTCGCCTGGGAGAAGCGGACCCGGGCGACGAGCTTCGACGACTGA